A DNA window from Trichosurus vulpecula isolate mTriVul1 chromosome 2, mTriVul1.pri, whole genome shotgun sequence contains the following coding sequences:
- the LOC118838488 gene encoding LOW QUALITY PROTEIN: mitochondrial fission factor-like (The sequence of the model RefSeq protein was modified relative to this genomic sequence to represent the inferred CDS: inserted 2 bases in 1 codon), producing the protein MAEINRIQYEMEYTEGISQRMRVPEKLKVAPPPPDLEPGFQEGVPNAXVPERIVIAGNNEDISFSRPADLDLIQSTPFKPLALKTPPRVLTLSERPLDFLDLERPIPPTPQNEDEKSHLEEEPSHQQVRATGRLKRERSMSENAVRQNGQLVRNDSIYGLSTLDATIEGTPDDVTVVDAASLRRQIIKLNRRLQLLEEENKERAKREMVMYSITVAFWLLNSWLWFRR; encoded by the exons ATGGCAGAAATAAATCGTATTCAGTATGAGATGGAATACACCGAAGGTATCAGCCAGCGGATGAGGGTCCCAGAAAAATTAAAAGTTGCTCCACCGCCTCCTGACTTGGAGCCAGGGTTCCAAGAAGGAGTCCCAAATGC AGTTCCAGAGAGGATTGTTATAGCAGGTAATAATGAAGACATTTCATTTTCAAGACCAGCAGACCTTGACCTTATCCAGTCAACACCCTTCAAACCCTTGGCGTTAAAAACACCTCCCCGTGTTCTGACACTAAGTGAGAGACCACTTGATTTTCTGGACTTAGAAAGGCCCATCCCTCCAACCCCtcaaaatgaagatgaaaagtCTCATTTGGAGGAAGAGCCCAGCCATCAGCAAGTCCGTGCAACTGGCAGGCTGAAAAGGGAGAGGTCTATGAGTGAAAATGCTGTACGACAAAATGGACAGTTGGTCAGAAACGATTCCATATACGGTCTTTCAACTTTGGATGCAACAATTGAAGGAACACCAGATGACGTGACTGTTGTAGATGCTGCTTCCCTAAGACGTCAGATAATCAAACTTAATCGACGTCTCCAACTTTtggaagaggaaaacaaagaacGTGCAAAAAGAGAGATGGTCATGTATTCCATTACCGTAGCTTTCTGGCTGCTTAATAGCTGGCTTTGGTTTCGCCGCTAG